In Camelina sativa cultivar DH55 chromosome 13, Cs, whole genome shotgun sequence, the genomic window GTGCAATTGAAGAACAATACAAGAAACTCAGAGATCACGCCGAAGCTTATCCATATGTTTGGGGTTCTTATACTGTTGTCTATGGCGGTCTTTTCCTTTGGACAGCTTATAGATGGAGGAAGCTGAGGAGAACCGAGGATCGAGTTCGTGGTCTTCAGACAAAACTCCGGAAACTCGTTGAAGATGAACAATCAGCAGTAACAACTTCTAAATCTGCTCAATCAATGGACAAGTCACCTTCAGTCTCTGACAAGAAAACGTCTTAGTCAATACTCAGTAGTTTAAAATCAAAACTGTTTTCTCTGTTAGAATTTTGACGAGGTTAGTTTCTTCCAACCGAATCAAAAATGCCCCAGGGGTTAATCTGTTTTGTCAgagtatttttgttgtttatccACAGAAAATTCATGTAcatgaatgaagaagaagaagagaaaactttGCAATGTTGAACCGCTAAGAAGTCATGTTAAGCGTTGTTGTTCTAGCAGACAGGCTTTAACAAGCCAATTCCTTAACCCTCCTCGattacttgttttcatttaCGTTTGTGTATACATTTTGATGTACATGAATGAAAGAGACAAGAAAACGCAGAAATGTTGAAACGCTAAAAAGTCATGTAAGCGTTGTTGTTCTAACAGACGGAGTTTCTGGTGCAGTGTAAGGCTCCAGCTGAACTTGTGAGTTCTTTAACGGTTTTAGCGTTTGCGACTGTGAAACTTTGATCAGGGCCGTAATTAGGCCGTGCTTTTCCAACACCTTTGTCTAAGGCGAAACAAGCTCCATTCTCGAAGTAAGCATTCACTGAGTAGAACTTCCATTGCATTTGGTCTCCTTGGCTATGTTTCTTCCAAGTTATCTACAAGAAGTACAAATCCATATGCTAGATGAGAtatgctacaaaaaaaaaaaacaatgtgttgtgtgttttttgcGTTTGTGATTTTACGACTTGGAACGCACCTCTTTGCGTCCAGATTTTGGGGCGACGAAGTAGTTTGACTCACTCTTCACACGAGGGCTCATGCTTCCTCCAATTGCATATTGAGTCCATCCTTGGTAATAGTTATTAGCAACATGAGCATATCCATATCTAATTCTGCATATATTAACATAGCTtatcatcaaaatcagaaaTGAAATTAACAATGTAAGGATAATTGATTAGTCTAAGCTTTTTATATTTCACTTTTGTACCTTGGCATTCTCTGGTTGCAATTAGGACCGAAGTGGTTAAACACAACAGTGACTTTCATGTCTTTGTCTCTTACATAGCCATCCTCGTGTCCAAGAAGCATGACCTTGTCTTGGTTCCTAAACCAATTGTTCGACACTGTGACATCAGTCGTCCCTCGTGTGACGTCTAGAAGACCGTCTTCACAATCATAGAGCGTGTTGTGGTCGATCCATACTTTCTTAGCCGTGACCAACCTAATCGCGTCGCCGTCCACTTTTCCAAGTTGAATGATCTTTGAGTCTGGTCCCATCACTGAGCTTGGTGGATGAGCTTTACAATCATGGATCTTAAGTCCATGAATGATCACATCTGTGGCTTTGTAGACTATGAGACAAGCGGGACCCGAGATGTGAACACTAGCACCTCGGCCATCGAGTGTCGTGAAGCTGCTGATTAGAAGCGGTTTATGAAGCTTGATCTTCATGTTTCTCTTGAATGTGATCCACTTTTTACCTTTGACGAGTGTTGCTCCGTATCTTAGGGTTCCAGGTTTTGGGTTCAGAGGATCATCAGAAGGGTCAGTTACTTTGTATTGTGTGACTCCTTTACCAATATTTCCGGTCATTTTTCCGGAAAATCCAACTGAACACCGGGCAAGCTGATTGCGGGTTCTACGCCAATGTGGGTTTGGTCGCCAACATTTGTCCATCACATTAAGTTTCGTGGCCTCCAAAACATTTGCGACAAACAAAACGATCAAGAGTTGAACCAACGCGATATTCAAGAACCTAGCCATGATTCTTGATACAAGATGTGTATCAAGATATTcaagaagaagtgaaaaaggTTGAGATTATGATTGCAAGCTgtgttgtgtttgatgatttgTGTACTATTGATGGAGTATATATATCTGAGTGGTCgagtttgtttttaattaaccaaaaaaaggtggttttatgttttctatttagTGTGAGTTCTTGAAGAACTCAAGAAGTTGTAAGTTGCAACAACTTAAAGCAAACTTCTAAAAGTAAAACAGAAATAGTAGaactgtttaattttttgttacaGCCACTCGTTTTTTCTCTTAGCTTGCTATATTTAGTATTGAGATGTTGAGTTTATATGATTCGTATTTCGTAGCGTGTTATTTCGATTCCAAAAACGAATATATTcggttttgatattttctacAAGTTTCGTATCAACAGTTCTTACAGCTACATATATGCCTATTGATTTATATTGGTTGATTATAGAAATCACAGGtcttgattaatatataacaagtGCATCTTCTTACGAATATGTGTTGAAACTTCCACCAAACTCggttatatacataatatatgaaCACATGACCCGATTAATAAagtcatcttcgtcttctttcgTTTACTTCTTTCATGTTTCGATGACTTATGAGAAGGAGCTTGCTGCGGCTAAGAAAGCCGTCTCTCTTGCAGTCCGTCTCAGCCAGGTTAGTAACCACATATGTCTCTCTATTACATACTAACTTATAGAGAAAGCTTTCTTAAAGacggacttttttttt contains:
- the LOC104734919 gene encoding uncharacterized protein LOC104734919 → MATTEQSGVEDQENQPNQVAPGFVGAIEEQYKKLRDHAEAYPYVWGSYTVVYGGLFLWTAYRWRKLRRTEDRVRGLQTKLRKLVEDEQSAVTTSKSAQSMDKSPSVSDKKTS
- the LOC104737902 gene encoding probable pectate lyase 4; protein product: MARFLNIALVQLLIVLFVANVLEATKLNVMDKCWRPNPHWRRTRNQLARCSVGFSGKMTGNIGKGVTQYKVTDPSDDPLNPKPGTLRYGATLVKGKKWITFKRNMKIKLHKPLLISSFTTLDGRGASVHISGPACLIVYKATDVIIHGLKIHDCKAHPPSSVMGPDSKIIQLGKVDGDAIRLVTAKKVWIDHNTLYDCEDGLLDVTRGTTDVTVSNNWFRNQDKVMLLGHEDGYVRDKDMKVTVVFNHFGPNCNQRMPRIRYGYAHVANNYYQGWTQYAIGGSMSPRVKSESNYFVAPKSGRKEITWKKHSQGDQMQWKFYSVNAYFENGACFALDKGVGKARPNYGPDQSFTVANAKTVKELTSSAGALHCTRNSVC